In the genome of Leeuwenhoekiella sp. MAR_2009_132, one region contains:
- a CDS encoding aspartate kinase — translation MSFEVYKFGGASVASAGGVRNLLNVLKETENQDLIIVVSAMGKMTNALERVIVAYFESPKGCIEALQPVIEFHFALAGDLFENPAAPVFKRLQSLFDELRGFLNRNKSPDYDFVYDQIVGYGELLSTTIVNAYLQEQGLGSTWHDVREYIKTDASYREGKVNWELTMRNLSRNLPKSGIQLMQGFIGSDANGFTTTLGREGSDYTAAIIAYCLNAKQVTIWKDVPGVLSADPRYFENAVLLKFISYQEAIELAFYGASVIHPKTLQPLQRKEIPLYVRSFNDFKALGTQVSLGKAIEPEVPCYILKTGQVLLELASLDFSFMAEENIGEIFKLLGTYKMKVDLIQNSAISFSVCIDNKYKNLDALVAKLRADFKVTVYQDVSLYTLRHATDDSVKVLELNKQILLKQVAQNTVQLVTL, via the coding sequence ATGAGTTTTGAAGTTTACAAGTTTGGAGGCGCATCTGTTGCAAGTGCCGGCGGTGTACGTAATTTATTAAACGTTCTTAAAGAAACCGAAAATCAAGACCTTATAATAGTGGTTTCGGCGATGGGTAAGATGACTAATGCTCTGGAGCGGGTAATTGTGGCCTATTTTGAGTCTCCAAAAGGATGTATTGAAGCCTTACAGCCGGTTATTGAATTTCATTTTGCACTTGCAGGTGATTTATTTGAAAATCCTGCTGCACCCGTATTTAAAAGATTACAAAGTCTCTTTGATGAATTGAGAGGTTTTTTAAACCGCAATAAATCTCCCGATTACGATTTTGTATATGACCAGATTGTGGGTTATGGCGAACTCTTAAGTACTACTATCGTAAACGCCTATTTACAGGAGCAAGGTTTAGGAAGCACTTGGCACGATGTAAGAGAGTATATAAAAACTGACGCGAGTTACCGAGAAGGAAAAGTAAACTGGGAACTTACGATGCGTAATCTAAGTAGAAATTTGCCTAAAAGTGGGATTCAGCTGATGCAGGGTTTTATAGGTTCTGACGCAAATGGGTTTACTACAACATTAGGAAGAGAAGGCAGTGATTATACGGCTGCTATCATCGCCTATTGTTTAAATGCTAAACAGGTAACTATTTGGAAAGATGTGCCCGGTGTTTTAAGTGCAGACCCGCGGTATTTTGAAAATGCCGTTTTACTAAAGTTTATATCCTATCAAGAAGCGATAGAACTGGCTTTTTATGGGGCGTCTGTAATACATCCTAAAACATTACAGCCGTTGCAGCGTAAGGAAATTCCGCTTTATGTACGTTCTTTTAACGATTTTAAAGCATTAGGAACCCAGGTGAGTTTGGGTAAAGCTATAGAGCCCGAAGTGCCTTGCTATATTTTAAAAACCGGGCAGGTTTTGCTAGAGTTGGCATCATTAGATTTTTCATTTATGGCCGAAGAGAATATTGGTGAAATTTTTAAATTACTGGGTACGTATAAAATGAAAGTAGATTTAATACAGAACTCTGCTATTAGTTTTTCGGTGTGTATAGATAATAAATATAAAAACTTAGATGCGCTGGTTGCAAAGCTGCGGGCAGACTTCAAGGTGACTGTATATCAGGATGTATCGTTGTACACGCTGCGACATGCTACAGATGATTCTGTAAAAGTTTTAGAGTTAAATAAACAGATCTTATTAAAACAAGTTGCGCAAAATACCGTTCAACTGGTTACATTATAG
- a CDS encoding GNAT family N-acyltransferase — protein MGLVTAKEVAKAINVDKFGFAGTFMGWTLMKVLKISKANEIYDRNKHLSDLEFLDAILGEFEIDFDIPEEDLKRLPKNGSYITISNHPLGGIDGILLLKLMIEQRPDFKIIANFLLHRIEPLKPYVMPVNPFEDHKDAKSSIAGFKQAITHLRDGHPLGIFPAGEVSTYKDDKLIIDKPWEEAAMKLVKRAEVPIVPIYFHAKNSRLFYQLSRISDTLRTAKLPSELLTQKKRIIHVRIGNPINVAAQKEHATLEEFTEFLRKKTYMLAKTFEKKSILSTIPQSLKVPKEPKKIVKGVKSELIEEEVHFLRDNERRLLQSKNYEVFLASAEIIPNILNEIGRLREITFREVGEGTNEPTDLDGYDRHYHHLFLWDEDNKKIAGAYRMGLGSQIMPKLGINGFYLQSLFRFEPELHKMMGESIEMGRAFIIKEYQQKPMPLFLLWRGIVHTTLRFPEHKYLIGGVSISNQFSNFSKSLMIEFMRSHYYDPYVAQYIRPKKEFKVKLKDADKEFVFDETEADLNKFDKIIEEMETGNLRLPVLIKKYIKQNAKVVAFNVDPLFNDAIDGLMYIRIEDLPESTVKPVLEEFQAELEQKLEQSKREEEESARES, from the coding sequence ATGGGATTAGTTACCGCAAAAGAAGTCGCAAAAGCAATTAATGTAGATAAATTTGGTTTTGCGGGTACATTTATGGGTTGGACACTTATGAAAGTGCTCAAAATCTCAAAAGCAAATGAGATTTATGATCGCAATAAGCATTTGAGCGACCTAGAATTTCTGGACGCTATTCTAGGTGAATTTGAGATCGATTTTGATATACCTGAAGAAGATTTGAAAAGACTTCCTAAAAATGGAAGTTACATAACTATAAGTAATCATCCGCTGGGCGGTATAGATGGCATACTGCTTTTAAAGCTGATGATAGAGCAGCGCCCTGATTTTAAGATTATCGCTAATTTTTTACTGCACCGTATAGAGCCGCTTAAACCCTACGTAATGCCGGTAAATCCTTTTGAAGATCACAAGGATGCAAAATCGAGCATTGCAGGATTTAAGCAAGCAATTACACATTTGAGAGATGGGCATCCTTTAGGGATTTTTCCTGCAGGGGAAGTTTCTACTTACAAAGATGACAAGTTAATTATAGATAAACCCTGGGAAGAAGCAGCGATGAAGCTCGTGAAACGTGCAGAGGTGCCTATTGTTCCTATTTATTTTCACGCAAAAAACAGCCGACTGTTTTATCAATTATCCCGTATAAGTGATACGTTGCGTACAGCAAAATTACCTTCAGAATTACTTACGCAGAAGAAGCGTATCATTCACGTACGTATAGGTAATCCTATTAATGTAGCAGCTCAAAAAGAGCATGCCACATTAGAAGAATTCACCGAATTTTTAAGAAAGAAAACCTATATGCTCGCCAAGACTTTTGAGAAAAAGTCAATTTTGAGTACTATTCCGCAGTCTTTAAAAGTGCCTAAAGAGCCTAAAAAGATTGTAAAAGGTGTGAAGTCTGAGCTTATTGAGGAGGAAGTTCATTTTCTTCGGGATAATGAGCGTCGCCTGTTGCAAAGCAAGAACTATGAAGTGTTTTTGGCTTCCGCCGAAATTATTCCGAATATATTAAATGAGATAGGTCGTTTGCGCGAGATCACTTTTAGAGAAGTGGGTGAAGGAACTAATGAGCCTACAGACCTAGACGGTTATGACCGTCATTATCATCACCTGTTTTTATGGGATGAAGACAATAAAAAAATCGCTGGCGCGTACCGTATGGGATTGGGTTCTCAGATTATGCCGAAACTTGGTATCAACGGTTTTTACCTTCAAAGTCTCTTTAGATTTGAGCCTGAATTGCACAAAATGATGGGCGAGAGTATCGAGATGGGGCGTGCATTTATCATAAAAGAATATCAGCAAAAACCAATGCCTTTATTCCTGTTGTGGAGAGGTATTGTGCACACAACTTTGCGCTTTCCGGAACATAAATATCTTATAGGAGGTGTAAGTATTAGCAATCAGTTTTCTAATTTCTCAAAATCTTTGATGATTGAATTTATGCGCTCGCATTACTACGATCCTTATGTGGCACAATACATTAGACCGAAAAAAGAATTTAAGGTTAAGCTGAAGGATGCAGATAAAGAGTTTGTTTTTGACGAGACAGAAGCAGACTTGAATAAGTTTGATAAAATCATTGAAGAGATGGAAACCGGAAACCTGCGTCTTCCTGTTTTGATCAAAAAATACATTAAACAAAATGCTAAAGTAGTCGCTTTTAATGTAGATCCGCTTTTTAATGACGCAATAGACGGGTTAATGTATATACGTATAGAAGATCTTCCTGAAAGTACGGTAAAACCGGTTTTAGAAGAATTTCAGGCAGAATTAGAGCAAAAATTAGAGCAATCTAAGCGCGAGGAAGAAGAGTCTGCTAGAGAGTCTTAA
- a CDS encoding ATP-dependent DNA ligase translates to MKAFAQLIKKIDSTNKTNVKVDALTQYFQEASPKDKVWTIAILSHRRPPRPVNTTLLRTWATELANIPLWLFEESYHIVGDLAETIALVIPASEDSTEKSLTQFLEEMIALKKKTDEEKREYLHENWTNLNYYERFVFTKLITGSFRIGVSQKLMTRALAKATGIDIDVLAYKLMGNWDPKKISFQELILEENAADYLSKPYPFYLAYAIEDKPEDLGDVNNWYAEHKWDGIRSQVIIRNEELFVWSRGEELVTDKYPEFEAFVSALPNGTVLDGEILPYKKNTIGTFNDLQTRIGRKNITKAQLKKTPVILKAYDILEWDGKDIREMAFAERRKLLEKLYAEVKTEELPLHLSETIEFSNWEEAAVERERSREVMSEGLMLKRKDSPYLVGRKKGDWWKWKVDPLTIDAVLTYAMRGHGRRSNLFTDYTFGLWDDNKEELVTFAKAYSGLTDAEFRSLDAWIKKNTLERFGPVRSVTPHHVFEIAFEGIALSKRHKSGVATRFPRMLRWRKDKKIDDANTLEDLKQLIPKPEKGE, encoded by the coding sequence ATGAAGGCATTTGCACAACTCATTAAGAAAATAGACAGCACTAACAAAACTAATGTTAAGGTAGATGCACTTACCCAATATTTTCAGGAAGCTTCCCCTAAAGATAAGGTGTGGACGATTGCTATTCTTTCACACCGTCGTCCACCACGACCGGTAAACACAACGTTATTGCGTACCTGGGCGACGGAACTCGCCAATATTCCCTTATGGTTGTTTGAAGAGAGTTACCATATCGTAGGTGATCTCGCAGAAACTATTGCACTGGTGATTCCCGCCTCTGAAGATAGTACCGAAAAAAGCCTGACGCAGTTTCTTGAAGAAATGATTGCCCTTAAGAAAAAAACCGACGAAGAAAAAAGAGAATATCTTCATGAAAACTGGACAAACCTCAACTACTACGAGCGCTTTGTATTTACTAAACTCATTACCGGAAGTTTTCGAATTGGCGTTAGTCAGAAGTTAATGACGCGTGCACTGGCAAAAGCTACAGGTATAGACATTGATGTTTTGGCTTACAAACTGATGGGGAATTGGGATCCTAAAAAAATTAGTTTTCAAGAACTTATTTTAGAAGAAAACGCAGCAGATTACCTCAGCAAACCTTATCCCTTTTATCTCGCCTATGCTATTGAAGACAAACCAGAAGATTTAGGTGATGTAAATAATTGGTACGCAGAACATAAATGGGACGGTATACGATCTCAGGTAATTATTCGTAATGAAGAATTGTTTGTATGGAGTCGCGGAGAAGAACTGGTTACCGATAAATATCCTGAGTTTGAAGCTTTTGTTTCAGCATTACCTAACGGAACCGTACTAGACGGCGAAATTCTCCCTTATAAAAAAAACACAATAGGCACATTTAATGATTTACAAACCCGAATCGGTCGTAAAAATATTACCAAAGCCCAACTCAAAAAAACTCCTGTAATTCTTAAAGCCTACGATATTCTGGAGTGGGATGGCAAAGACATACGTGAAATGGCTTTCGCCGAAAGGCGTAAACTTTTAGAAAAACTATATGCCGAAGTTAAAACTGAAGAATTACCATTACATCTTTCAGAAACCATCGAGTTTTCAAATTGGGAAGAGGCAGCAGTAGAACGGGAGCGCAGCCGCGAAGTGATGTCTGAAGGCTTGATGCTCAAACGGAAAGATTCGCCGTATCTGGTAGGTCGTAAAAAAGGCGACTGGTGGAAATGGAAGGTTGACCCGCTCACTATTGATGCGGTGCTCACCTATGCGATGCGCGGTCACGGCCGCCGCAGCAATCTGTTTACCGATTACACCTTTGGACTTTGGGATGACAATAAAGAAGAACTCGTCACTTTTGCCAAAGCCTACTCCGGATTAACAGATGCCGAGTTTCGCAGTTTGGATGCTTGGATTAAGAAAAATACGTTAGAACGTTTTGGTCCCGTGCGCAGTGTCACACCACATCATGTTTTTGAGATCGCCTTTGAAGGCATCGCGCTATCTAAACGTCACAAAAGCGGCGTCGCCACCCGTTTCCCGCGTATGCTGCGCTGGCGTAAAGACAAAAAAATTGATGATGCCAATACCTTAGAAGACCTCAAGCAATTGATTCCGAAGCCTGAAAAAGGTGAATAA
- a CDS encoding 2-hydroxyacid dehydrogenase produces the protein MKILHIDSNHDLMIEQLEAAGHSNHTDFTSSKEEIEAKIDEYEGVVIRSRFKIDKQFIDKATNLKFIARVGAGLESIDIPYAESKGIQLIAAPEGNRNAVGEHALGMLLMLFNKLKLADAEVRHGQWNREKNRGLELEGKTVGLIGYGNMGNAFAKKLQGFDCEVLCYDIRPNLGNAHARQVTLEELQEKSDVLSLHTPWTPLTDKMVDKQFIEGFKKPFWLINTARGKSVVTADLVDALKSGKILGAGLDVLEYEKLSFENLFTTEEMPEPLQYLIQADTVILTPHIAGWTVESKVKLSQTIVDKILKL, from the coding sequence ATGAAAATTTTACATATAGACAGCAATCATGACTTGATGATTGAACAATTAGAGGCAGCCGGTCATAGTAATCACACAGACTTTACCTCTTCTAAAGAAGAAATTGAAGCAAAAATTGATGAGTATGAAGGTGTTGTAATTAGAAGTAGGTTTAAAATAGATAAACAGTTTATTGACAAGGCAACAAACCTAAAATTTATCGCGCGTGTAGGTGCCGGTCTTGAAAGTATAGATATCCCGTATGCCGAATCTAAAGGAATACAACTTATAGCCGCTCCTGAAGGAAACCGAAATGCAGTAGGAGAACACGCATTGGGAATGCTCCTAATGTTGTTTAATAAATTGAAATTGGCAGATGCAGAAGTAAGACATGGCCAATGGAATAGGGAGAAAAATAGAGGTTTAGAACTTGAAGGAAAGACCGTAGGGCTTATAGGTTATGGCAACATGGGAAATGCCTTTGCTAAAAAACTGCAGGGTTTTGATTGTGAAGTACTGTGTTATGATATAAGACCCAATTTGGGTAATGCGCATGCACGACAGGTTACTCTTGAAGAATTACAAGAAAAATCAGATGTCTTAAGCTTGCACACCCCGTGGACACCATTAACTGACAAGATGGTTGATAAACAGTTTATAGAAGGGTTTAAGAAACCATTTTGGCTCATCAATACTGCCCGTGGTAAAAGTGTGGTTACGGCAGATCTTGTAGACGCTCTTAAATCTGGTAAAATCCTGGGTGCCGGTCTCGATGTTTTAGAATACGAGAAACTTTCTTTTGAAAATTTATTTACTACCGAAGAAATGCCAGAACCCTTGCAATATTTAATTCAAGCTGATACGGTTATTTTAACCCCGCACATTGCGGGTTGGACGGTTGAAAGCAAGGTTAAACTTTCTCAAACAATAGTAGATAAAATTTTAAAGCTTTAA
- a CDS encoding MarR family winged helix-turn-helix transcriptional regulator has product MQHIYDPNFQNQNLSVRTTAAFDKLADAFRILAWKGQKQSGFSPLQLKLLLFIAYHEAKDNTVSRLVNEFQITKATVSDCIKTLEKQGLLLKVLNFRDNRRFHIELTEKGKKRVSEIQEYTTPVLNILNDEKTENLEAIYNSLFSILSKLNSQNTIQLNRSCANCTAYRSDGINHAFCMQLRVQLKPKDRRIDCPKHQSK; this is encoded by the coding sequence ATGCAGCACATTTACGATCCTAATTTTCAAAATCAAAATCTTTCTGTACGCACAACTGCGGCTTTTGATAAGCTTGCAGATGCTTTTAGAATACTCGCCTGGAAAGGGCAAAAGCAAAGCGGTTTCTCTCCACTTCAACTAAAATTATTATTATTTATAGCCTATCACGAAGCAAAAGATAATACGGTAAGCAGGTTAGTAAACGAATTTCAAATTACTAAAGCAACAGTTAGTGATTGTATAAAAACACTTGAAAAACAAGGACTTCTACTTAAAGTACTAAACTTTAGAGATAATCGTAGATTTCATATAGAACTTACCGAAAAGGGTAAAAAACGTGTTTCTGAAATTCAAGAGTACACAACTCCTGTTTTAAATATTTTAAACGATGAGAAAACAGAGAATTTAGAGGCTATTTATAATAGTCTGTTTTCCATACTATCTAAACTTAATTCGCAGAATACAATACAATTAAACAGATCTTGTGCAAACTGCACGGCCTATAGATCTGACGGTATTAATCACGCCTTTTGTATGCAACTGCGCGTGCAATTAAAACCAAAAGACAGACGAATTGATTGTCCCAAACATCAATCTAAATAA
- a CDS encoding TM2 domain-containing protein has protein sequence MNEDKNFEDQARETAKNFGDGAKNAANDFKESWNQTTNHGENKKLICGILALIFGYLGIHKFILGYTKEGIIQIVVSVVTCGIGGLIGFIEGIIYLTKTDEEFYQTYQVGRKPWF, from the coding sequence ATGAATGAAGATAAAAACTTCGAAGACCAGGCCAGAGAAACTGCTAAAAACTTTGGCGATGGAGCAAAAAATGCTGCTAATGATTTTAAAGAAAGCTGGAATCAAACAACCAATCACGGAGAGAATAAAAAATTAATCTGTGGTATTCTGGCATTAATTTTTGGATACTTAGGTATTCATAAATTTATTTTAGGATACACAAAAGAAGGCATCATTCAAATTGTAGTTTCGGTTGTTACTTGTGGAATAGGCGGCCTTATAGGTTTTATAGAAGGCATCATCTATCTTACTAAAACAGATGAAGAATTTTATCAAACCTATCAGGTAGGGAGAAAACCCTGGTTTTAA
- a CDS encoding VOC family protein, whose product MKNRVTGLGGFFFKTKNPDQIKEWYKTHLGIPTDQYGWTFWWHDKDGNKCSTQWSPFEEKSEYFSPSDKPFMMNFRVENLTELLEILKEEGVTIVGETKEYEYGKFGWILDPENNKIELWEPKDSVFLENN is encoded by the coding sequence ATGAAGAATAGAGTTACCGGTTTAGGAGGATTTTTTTTCAAAACTAAAAATCCAGATCAGATTAAAGAATGGTATAAAACTCATTTAGGAATACCCACAGATCAATACGGGTGGACATTCTGGTGGCATGATAAAGACGGCAATAAGTGTTCTACGCAGTGGAGCCCTTTTGAAGAAAAGTCAGAATATTTCTCACCCAGTGACAAACCGTTTATGATGAATTTTAGAGTTGAAAACTTAACCGAATTATTAGAAATTCTCAAAGAGGAAGGCGTCACTATAGTTGGAGAAACTAAAGAATATGAATACGGAAAATTTGGTTGGATTTTAGATCCCGAAAACAATAAAATAGAATTGTGGGAACCTAAGGATTCTGTATTTTTAGAAAATAATTAA
- a CDS encoding acyl-CoA thioesterase yields the protein MNAKTFKLNITVPAEAIDGLGHVNNVIYLQWVQDVAEAHWQHNSTEEMLQKYAWVALEHTIKYHAPAFEGEAVTIETWIEKFEGVRSFRRTKIFRPADNKLLASAITSWCLLNMDTRKPLRVPEGFTAYYEEVNQ from the coding sequence ATGAATGCAAAAACATTTAAACTTAATATAACGGTTCCTGCTGAAGCTATTGACGGTCTTGGTCACGTAAATAATGTAATTTACCTTCAGTGGGTGCAGGATGTTGCAGAAGCACACTGGCAACACAATTCTACAGAAGAAATGTTACAAAAATATGCCTGGGTAGCACTCGAGCATACTATTAAATATCACGCCCCTGCATTTGAGGGAGAGGCGGTCACCATAGAAACGTGGATTGAAAAATTTGAAGGTGTTCGCTCGTTCCGTAGAACAAAAATATTTAGACCGGCAGATAATAAGCTATTGGCCAGCGCTATAACGAGTTGGTGTTTACTGAATATGGATACTCGTAAGCCTTTACGCGTACCTGAGGGTTTTACAGCATATTACGAAGAAGTAAATCAATAA
- a CDS encoding TerB family tellurite resistance protein produces MSFTDLFDSGEHRRNLGHFAAIANMATVDGELNAEETKLLKRFAVKLDIDESEYVDIVENARKYPINPPNTSEKRLERLHDLFKMIFIDHEIDDHERFLIEKYAIGLGFSAEKSKSLIERSIEIFQGGVDFEDYIYLLNKK; encoded by the coding sequence ATGTCTTTTACAGATTTATTTGATAGCGGAGAACACAGACGCAACCTGGGTCATTTTGCAGCAATTGCAAATATGGCGACTGTTGATGGTGAACTTAACGCGGAAGAAACTAAGCTTTTAAAGCGTTTTGCAGTTAAACTTGATATTGACGAGAGTGAATATGTTGATATCGTTGAAAATGCACGTAAATACCCAATTAATCCTCCTAACACTTCAGAAAAACGTTTAGAGCGTTTACACGATTTGTTTAAAATGATTTTTATCGACCACGAGATTGATGATCACGAGCGTTTTTTAATTGAAAAATATGCGATAGGTCTTGGTTTTAGTGCAGAAAAATCAAAAAGTTTAATAGAGCGATCTATTGAGATTTTTCAAGGTGGTGTAGATTTTGAAGATTATATCTACCTTCTAAATAAGAAGTAA
- a CDS encoding ligase-associated DNA damage response exonuclease has product MAEPLLQFNDKGIYCAAAKVYLDPWKPVDKAIISHGHADHSRYGHKAYITHHTNVPIIQHRLGAINVTGKEWGETFVINNVKFSLHPAGHIIGSSQIRVEHKGEVWVFTGDYKTEDDGIAVPYEPVKCHTFITESTFGLPAFKWRPQAEVFTDINNWWAENKAEGKTSIIFGYSLGKAQRLLRYLDTDIGKIYTHGAIENMTEVIRPLTPMPVTTRVTRETKKEDFIGNIVVAPPSAHGSTWIRKMVPYVTASASGWMTFRGARRRRAIDKGFVLSDHCDWQGLLESVKATGAEKIISTHGYTDIFTRFLLEQGYDARTEATQYEGELGEENKKEESEEN; this is encoded by the coding sequence ATCGCAGAGCCACTCTTACAATTTAACGACAAAGGTATTTACTGTGCAGCCGCTAAGGTCTATCTCGACCCCTGGAAACCGGTAGACAAAGCCATTATATCCCATGGTCACGCAGACCACAGTCGCTACGGTCATAAAGCATACATTACGCATCATACTAATGTCCCTATTATTCAGCACCGGCTGGGAGCAATTAATGTGACCGGTAAAGAATGGGGAGAAACCTTTGTGATTAACAATGTAAAATTTAGTCTGCATCCTGCGGGACATATTATTGGCAGCTCGCAGATACGAGTAGAACACAAAGGTGAAGTCTGGGTATTTACCGGCGATTACAAAACTGAAGATGATGGCATTGCGGTACCTTATGAGCCGGTAAAATGCCACACATTTATTACCGAAAGCACCTTTGGACTTCCGGCATTTAAATGGCGCCCGCAAGCTGAAGTATTTACGGATATTAACAATTGGTGGGCAGAAAATAAAGCCGAAGGTAAGACCTCTATAATATTTGGATATTCATTGGGTAAAGCACAGCGCTTGTTGCGCTACCTGGACACAGATATTGGTAAAATATACACCCACGGGGCAATAGAAAACATGACCGAAGTCATACGCCCGCTTACCCCAATGCCGGTAACCACACGTGTAACCCGAGAGACCAAAAAAGAAGATTTTATAGGTAATATTGTGGTTGCGCCGCCCAGCGCACACGGCAGTACGTGGATACGTAAGATGGTTCCCTACGTTACCGCATCTGCGAGTGGTTGGATGACTTTTCGCGGAGCGCGTCGAAGAAGAGCCATAGATAAAGGTTTCGTACTTAGCGACCATTGCGATTGGCAAGGTTTACTAGAAAGTGTAAAAGCCACTGGAGCAGAAAAGATCATCAGCACCCACGGTTATACCGATATTTTTACGCGCTTTTTACTGGAACAAGGTTATGATGCACGTACCGAAGCTACACAATACGAAGGCGAACTCGGAGAAGAAAATAAAAAAGAAGAATCTGAAGAAAATTAA
- a CDS encoding GNAT family N-acetyltransferase, which yields MNAHIRIAESNDMAQVLRLIKELAVYEKEPDAVEVTVDDLISYGTGDDADFTCFIAEREGEILGIALVYFRFSTWKGRTVHLEDLIVRQQYRGEGIGMALYTEVIKYTYKLGLKRVEWVVLDWNTSAVDFYEASGANVMREWNTVQMDIEAMKKFLSTKGMLD from the coding sequence ATGAATGCACACATACGTATAGCAGAATCTAACGACATGGCTCAGGTTTTACGCTTAATCAAAGAGCTTGCTGTTTATGAAAAAGAACCTGATGCCGTTGAGGTAACTGTAGATGATCTTATTTCTTATGGAACAGGAGATGATGCTGATTTCACCTGTTTTATTGCAGAGCGAGAGGGTGAAATTCTGGGTATAGCACTGGTTTATTTTAGGTTTTCTACCTGGAAAGGCCGTACCGTGCATCTAGAAGATCTTATCGTACGCCAGCAATACCGCGGCGAGGGTATAGGAATGGCATTATATACCGAAGTGATTAAATATACTTACAAGCTGGGTTTAAAACGTGTGGAATGGGTCGTGCTAGACTGGAATACTTCTGCAGTTGATTTTTATGAAGCTTCTGGAGCAAATGTGATGCGGGAGTGGAATACAGTACAAATGGATATTGAGGCTATGAAGAAATTTCTGTCTACTAAAGGAATGCTCGATTAA